The DNA region GGGGCGTCACGAGCTGCTTCCTTTTTGATCTCTATGGCCAGGTGGTCGCGGATCCGCTTGAGCGTAGAGGTCGGTACGTGTGCCCTCGTGCCGAAGCGCTGCGCCAGATCGATATTGATCAGTTTTTGCTGCTTTCCGCGTTCTTCAGAGCCGTCGTTGCCGGTGGGGCGGCAGCGCATGCGGGCCAGCTTTTTGACGTTCCGGTCGATGTCCGACCGGAGCATGTCCTTCTTCTTGTAGGCAGGCATCACCGCTGGCGAGAGCTCGGCGGGCGGCGTCGAGGTGCTGGTCCGGGACTGTTCAACGAGCAAGGTCGCGATGCTGCGGGCGTAGGTGGTGGGAATGTTGAGGTCCAGACATACCTGGTGTCCGGGCAGGTAGACCTCGGAGGGCTGTCCGATGCCCCGGCGGTCGGAGCGGTGAAACGCTGCAGAGCCGGCTTCCAGGATGACCGTTCCGGGGGCCTGCGGCTCGGGCGCGTCCACGAGAGGGTTGCCCTCCAGGTCAAAGAGTTCGGTCTGCTCGGCCTGAGGGCAGGCGAGGCCGTCCTGGCGCTGGTGCGGGATGTCTGCGGGCTGCTGGGGGCTGGGATGGTAAGGGGCGTCGTCGGCGTCGAGTTCGTCGTCGTCGAACCGGCTGAGCTGGTCGCGCAGTTCCTGTTCGATTTCGGTGCTGAGCTCCATCAGGACCGATACGGCCGGGATGATGATGTGGGCGTCGAGGGACGGCTGGCACTGTGGGCGGACCCGGACGAAGCGCCCCACGAATTGGCGGAAGAAGAGCGGTGTTTTCCAGCGGCTGAGGTAGCAGCCGACCATCAGGCGGGGGACGTCGACGCCTTCGGAGACCATGCGGATGGCGACCAGCCACATCTGCGAGCCGTCATGGCGGAAGGCGTCGAGTTTGGTGACGGCTTTGTCGTCCTCGCTGATGACCACGGTGGGTTTCTGTCCGGTGATACGGGCCAGGTGCTCGGCGATGGCTTCCGCCGTCTTCGCACTGTCGGTGACCACCAGCCCTCCGGCGTCGGGGACGTCCTTTCGCCGGTCGAGGAGCAGATGGTGTGCCTTCTCCAGCAGCATCGGAGTCCATTGCCGCTCAGGGTCGAACACGGCGTCGAACATCTTGCCGAGCGCGCGGCCCTTGCCGGTGTCTTTGAGGGACTTGGTGACCTCGGTGGCGTTGTCGAGGAAGCGAGCCTGTCCGTCGTAAGCCTGGATCTCCACGGCCCGACACACCATGTCGGCGACTGCGTTGCCGTACTCGTAGGCGAAGTCGACCTTCACTCGTCCGGTCTCGGGATCGTATGCGCACCAGGGGATGGGACAGTCGTCGGAACGCCACGGTGTGCCGGTGAGCATGAGAATGTTCTCGGCCTGGGCCAGGGCTCGCTGGACACCGGCTCCCCACGCCTTGTTGTCGCCGAGGTGGTGGACCTCGTCCAGGATGGCCAGGGTCGGTACG from Streptomyces sp. NBC_00258 includes:
- a CDS encoding DEAD/DEAH box helicase; this translates as MDAYAAGSHLHVGPGDVAVLAQVCEGGRKIRLLAALDHATGLVVARLDVGGKSDEITCLEPMDAVADLAGTVVSSWPGLPWMVLLWETVKPSMSRATIGRSGEPSRLLWLRRHRRSQDDPCCRAAREQCLANVLPRSAGMSGRGLPHYTQAAPCGSLGPRGSTTMAWPTLRTCQQEAFDQYMADRRCKREWLAMLTPGAGKTIFALYVAATLKRLGVIYRVAVYVPSDSLRKQWADVASEFGLELLPVKEPSDYNDPEADGFVATYSQMNTTGAQLACRAVSSVPTLAILDEVHHLGDNKAWGAGVQRALAQAENILMLTGTPWRSDDCPIPWCAYDPETGRVKVDFAYEYGNAVADMVCRAVEIQAYDGQARFLDNATEVTKSLKDTGKGRALGKMFDAVFDPERQWTPMLLEKAHHLLLDRRKDVPDAGGLVVTDSAKTAEAIAEHLARITGQKPTVVISEDDKAVTKLDAFRHDGSQMWLVAIRMVSEGVDVPRLMVGCYLSRWKTPLFFRQFVGRFVRVRPQCQPSLDAHIIIPAVSVLMELSTEIEQELRDQLSRFDDDELDADDAPYHPSPQQPADIPHQRQDGLACPQAEQTELFDLEGNPLVDAPEPQAPGTVILEAGSAAFHRSDRRGIGQPSEVYLPGHQVCLDLNIPTTYARSIATLLVEQSRTSTSTPPAELSPAVMPAYKKKDMLRSDIDRNVKKLARMRCRPTGNDGSEERGKQQKLINIDLAQRFGTRAHVPTSTLKRIRDHLAIEIKKEAARDAPRRTAPRAR